Proteins found in one Synechococcus sp. LA31 genomic segment:
- the ribD gene encoding bifunctional diaminohydroxyphosphoribosylaminopyrimidine deaminase/5-amino-6-(5-phosphoribosylamino)uracil reductase RibD — translation MSASWRPWMQRALQLAALGSGRTSPNPMVGCVVLDAAGQLVGEGFHQRAGTPHAEVHALRQAANRARGGTAVVSLEPCCHHGRTPPCSDALIAAGVARVVVAMRDPDPRVAGSGIAQLCAAGIAVEEGVCAAEAQQLNRAFIHRVEHGRPLGLLKWAMSLDGRTALPNGSSQWITGPAARAWVHRLRAQCDAVIVGGGTVRADNPQLTSRGQGNPEPLRVVFSRSLDLPAGAQLWNQNKAPTLVVHNAEAPAPRRHLLDDLGVERLALRHCEPKALLEALAQRGCNQVLWECGPELAAAALQQGCVQRVAAMVAPKLLGGHAARTPLGDLGLVSVNQAEPWHPQSLQRFGADWLLELTS, via the coding sequence ATGAGCGCCAGCTGGCGCCCCTGGATGCAGCGAGCGCTGCAGCTGGCCGCCCTCGGCAGCGGCCGCACCAGCCCCAATCCAATGGTGGGCTGTGTGGTGCTCGATGCTGCCGGCCAGCTGGTGGGAGAAGGATTCCACCAGCGAGCTGGCACCCCCCATGCCGAAGTACACGCCCTGCGCCAGGCCGCCAATCGCGCTCGCGGCGGCACGGCCGTGGTGTCGCTGGAGCCCTGCTGCCACCACGGCCGCACACCACCCTGCAGCGATGCCCTGATCGCGGCCGGCGTGGCGCGGGTGGTGGTGGCGATGCGTGACCCCGATCCTCGCGTGGCCGGCAGCGGTATCGCCCAGCTGTGCGCTGCTGGCATCGCGGTGGAGGAAGGTGTGTGCGCAGCTGAGGCCCAACAGCTCAACCGCGCCTTCATCCATCGCGTGGAGCACGGCCGGCCGCTGGGCCTGCTCAAGTGGGCGATGAGCCTCGATGGCCGCACAGCCCTCCCCAACGGCTCCAGCCAATGGATCACCGGCCCTGCGGCCCGCGCCTGGGTGCATCGGCTGCGGGCTCAATGCGATGCCGTGATCGTGGGGGGTGGCACCGTGCGCGCCGACAACCCACAACTCACCAGCCGCGGCCAAGGCAACCCCGAGCCCCTGCGGGTGGTGTTCAGCCGATCGCTGGATCTGCCGGCTGGAGCCCAGCTGTGGAACCAGAACAAGGCACCCACTCTGGTGGTGCATAACGCTGAGGCACCAGCCCCTCGCCGCCACCTGCTCGACGATCTGGGCGTGGAGCGTCTCGCGCTGCGGCACTGCGAACCCAAAGCATTGCTGGAAGCGCTGGCGCAACGCGGCTGCAATCAGGTGCTCTGGGAGTGCGGCCCCGAGCTGGCGGCGGCAGCCCTGCAGCAAGGTTGCGTGCAACGGGTGGCCGCGATGGTGGCCCCCAAACTTCTCGGTGGCCATGCAGCCCGCACCCCCCTGGG